A genomic region of Podarcis raffonei isolate rPodRaf1 chromosome 13, rPodRaf1.pri, whole genome shotgun sequence contains the following coding sequences:
- the LOC128400686 gene encoding immunoglobulin superfamily member 1-like gives MKFPSSILFLGCWLSRQWQISRGQLHQKPSISVIPSPRVILGEKFYIRCENKLNSEATFYLVKEGSSAAVDSKTASYYTDFPLSNAKHVEPNGGVYKCKYCFTENTCSEFSNNVYVNVTGQLYRKPSISVSPSPLVIPGTQFFIHCRNEYREQATFYFSKEGTPGHLFSSTDSFSTVFHIPNAKETDGGIYLCSYCFIQDQVKKCSSSSDRVYINITEHFYPKPSISVSSHEIIALGGNATIRCKSEENPMAEFTLLREDSLGNREIQKMEPGSILFPILNAKRTDGGIYFCTYCFQSDLDFNQRCSNYSDRVYINITDPWLSKPSITLTPTQQISTGMNVSIECQGAKSYVTFSLLKSNNLIASQKAEENRNATKFFFSEVRLEDGGNYTCRYYRIGFPFRWSESSDPMELVVTDRFAVILWASIVAGLSLLILFLLVLAFILYRKGRKGSTVHERSQPPNISLESDSREDPDGISYAALNHGALKSKQVPDADRIPESCTYATLAQGRPK, from the exons ATGAAATTCCcttccagcatcctctttctaG GGTGTTGGCTGAGCAGGCAGTGGCAGATCTCCAGAG GACAGCTTCATCAAAAGCCTTCCATCTCAGTGATACCAAGTCCTCGGGTTATCCTAGGTGAAAAATTCTATATCCGCTGTGAGAATAAACTTAACTCAGAAGCAACTTTCTACCTTGTCAAGGAAGGGAGTTCAGCGGCTGTGGATTCTAAGACTGCTTCATATTATACAGATTTCCCCCTTTCTAATGCCAAACATGTAGAACCCAATGGTGGGGTCTACAAGTGCAAATATTGCTTTACGGAAAATACATGCTCAGAATTCAGCAATAACGTTTATGTCAACGTAACAG GGCAGCTTTATCGAAAGCCTTCCATCTCTGTGAGTCCCAGTCCTCTCGTCATCCCAGGGACACAATTCTTCATCCACTGTAGAAATGAATACCGTGAACAAGCAACTTTCTATTTCTCCAAGGAAGGGACTCCGGGGCATTTGTTTTCTAGTACTGATTCATTTAGTACTGTATTTCACATTCCTAATGCCAAGGAAACAGATGGAGGGATCTACCTGTGTTCGTATTGCTTCATTCAAGACCAAGTTAAAAAATGCTCAAGTTCCAGCGACAGAGTTTACATCAACATAACAG AGCATTTCTATCCCAAACCTTCCATCTCAGTCAGTTCGCATGAAATAATTGCCCTGGGGGGAAATGCAACCATCCGCTGTAAGAGTGAAGAGAACCCAATGGCAGAATTCACTCTGCTGAGAGAAGATTCTTTGGGTAACCGTGAGATCCAGAAGATGGAACCAGGCAGTATTTTATTTCCCATTCTCAATGCTAAACGAACTGATGGGGGGATCTACTTTTGTACCTATTGCTTCCAATCAGACTTGGACTTCAATCAGCGATGCTCAAACTACAGTGACAGAGTGTACATCAACATCACAG ATCCCTGGCTTTCTAAACCTTCCATCACTCTGACACCAACACAGCAGATTTCTACTGGGATGAATGTCAGCATTGAGTGTCAGGGGGCAAAGAGTTATGTGACCTTCTCCTTGCTCAAATCAAACAACCTGATAGCATCACAAAAGGCCGAAGAAAACAGAAATGCAACCAAGTTCTTTTTCTCTGAAGTGAGGTTGGAGGATGGAGGGAACTACACCTGCCGATATTACCGCATAGGATTCCCCTTTCGTTGGTCAGAGTCAAGTGACCCCATGGAACTGGTTGTGACAG ACAGATTTGCAGTCATCCTGTGGGCAAGCATTGTGGCTGGACTTTCCCTTCTGATTCTCTTCCTGCTGGTACTTGCCTTTATATTGTACAGAAAAGGCAGAAAGG GTTCCACGGTCCACGAAAGAAGCCAACCACCAAACATA